From the Panthera leo isolate Ple1 chromosome C1, P.leo_Ple1_pat1.1, whole genome shotgun sequence genome, one window contains:
- the MIB2 gene encoding E3 ubiquitin-protein ligase MIB2 isoform X3, translating into MDPDPQAGVQVGMRVVRGVDWKWGQQDGGEGGVGTVVELGRHGSPSTPDRTVVVQWDHGTRTNYRAGYQGAHDLLLYDNAQIGVRHPNIVCDCCKKHGLRGMRWKCRVCFDYDLCTQCYMHGKHDLTHAFERYETAHSRPVTLSPRQGLPRIPLRGIFQGAKVVRGPDWEWGSQDGGEGKPGRVVDIRGWDVETGRSVASVTWADGTTNVYRVGHKGKVDLKCVGEAAGGFYYKEHLPRLGKPAELQRRVSADGQPFQHGDKVKCLLDTDILREMQEGHGGWNPRMAEFIGQTGTVHRITERGDVRVQFGHETRWTFHPGALTKALGRVGKVVKVFRDGNLRVAVGGQLWTFSPSCLVAYRPEEDANLDVAERARENKSSLSVALDKLRAQKSDLEHPGRLVVEVALGSMAGALDLLRRHPEQVDAKNQGRTALQVAAYLGQVELVRLLLQARAGADLPDDEGNTALHYAALGNQPEAARALLSSGCGANALNGTRSAALHVAVRRGFLEVVRVLCERGCDVNLPDAHADTPLHCAISAGAGASGIVEVLTEVPGIDVTATNSQGFTLLHHAALKGHTLAVRKILARARQLVDAKKEDGFTALHLAALNNHREVIQILIREGRCDVNVRNRQLQSALHLAVQQAHAGLVPLLVDAGCSVNAEDEEGDTALHVALQRHQLLPLAADGAGGDPGPLQLLSRLQASGLPGSGELTVGAAVACFLALEGADVSYANHRGRSPLDLAAEGRVLKALQGCAQRFRERHAGGGGGAAPGPRLALGTPNTVTNLHVAAPSGPEAAECLVCSELALLVLFSPCQHRTVCEECARRMKKCIRCQVVIGKKLRPDGTEVAGAPPAPGPPRQLVEELQSRYRQMEERITCPICIDSHIRLVFQCGHGACAPCGAALSACPICRQPIRDRIQIFV; encoded by the exons ATGGACCCAGACCCCCAGGCAGGCGTGCAGGTGGGCATGCGTGTGGTGCGCGGCGTGGACTGGAAGTGGGGCCAGCAGGACGGCGGCGAGGGCGGCGTGGGCACTGTGGTGGAGCTTGGCCGCCACGGAAGCCCCTCGACCCCTGACCGCACGGTAGTCGTGCAGTGGGACCACGGCACCCGCACCAACTACCGCGCAGGCTACCAGGGCGCGCACGACCTGCTGCTCTACGACAACGCCCAGATCG GCGTCCGCCACCCCAACATTGTCTGTGACTGCTGCAAGAAGCATGGCCTGCGGGGTATGCGCTGGAAGTGCCGCGTCTGCTTCGACTACGACCTGTGCACGCAGTGCTACATGCACGGCAAGCACGACCTCACCCACGCCTTCGAGCGCTACGAGACGGCCCACTCGCGCCC GGTCACGCTGAGTCCCCGCCAGGGCCTCCCCAGGATCCCGCTGAGGGGCATCTTCCAGGGGGCGAAGGTGGTACGGGGTCCTGACTGGGAGTGGGGCTCGCAGGACG GCGGGGAAGGGAAGCCAGGCCGAGTGGTGGACATCCGTGGCTGGGATGTGGAGACAGGCCGGAGCGTGGCCAGTGTGACGTGGGCAGATGGCACCACCAATGTGTACCGAGTGGGCCACAAGGGCAAGGTGGACCTCAAGTGTGTAGGCGAGGCGGCTGGTGGCTTCTACTACAAGGAGCACCTGCCAAGGCTCG GCAAGCCGGCAGAGCTGCAGCGCAGGGTGAGTGCTGATGGCCAGCCTTTCCAGCACGGGGACAAGGTTAAGTGTCTGCTGGACACAGACATCCTGAGGGAGATGCAGGAAGGCCACGGCGGGTGGAACCCCAGGATGGCGGAG TTTATCGGACAGACGGGCACCGTGCACCGCATCACGGAGCGTGGGGATGTGCGCGTGCAGTTCGGCCATGAGACCCGCTGGACCTTCCACCCTGGGGCTCTCACCAAG gCCCTGGGCCGCGTCGGGAAGGTGGTAAAAGTTTTCAGAGACGGTAACCTGCGTGTGGCAGTCGGCGGTCAGCTGTGGACCTTCAGCCCCTCCTGCCTGGTGGCCTACCGCCCTGAGGAAGATGCCAACCTGGACGTAGCAGAGCGTGCCAGGGAGAACAAAA gctccctgagtgTTGCCCTGGACAAGCTTCGAGCCCAGAAGAGCGACCTTGAGCATCCGGGGAGACTGGTGGTGGAGGTGGCCCTAGGCAGTATGGCCGGGGCTCTGGACCTGCTGAGGAGGCACCCGGAGCAG GTGGACGCCAAGAACCAGGGCAGGACCGCCCTGCAGGTGGCTGCCTACCTGGGCCAGGTGGAGCTGGTGCGGCTGCTGCTGCAGGCACGGGCGGGCGCAGACCTGCCCGACGATGAGGGCAACACGGCGCTGCACTACGCGGCCCTGGG GAACCAGCCGGAGGCTGCCCGGGCGCTCCTGAGCTCCGGGTGCGGGGCCAATGCCCTTAACGGCACCCGGAGCGCAGCGCTGCATGTGGCCGTGCGGAGGGGCTTTCTGGAGGTGGTGAGGGTCCTGTGTGAGCGCGGCTGTGACGTCAATCTGCCT GACGCCCATGCGGACACACCCCTGCACTGTGCCATCTCGGCGGGCGCCGGCGCCAGCGGCATCGTGGAGGTCCTCACTGAGGTGCCGGGCATCGACGTCACTGCCACCAACAGCCAGGGCTTCACCCTGCTGCACCACGCGGCCCTCAAGGGCCACACACT AGCTGTCAGGAAGATCCTAGCTCGGGCACGTCAGCTGGTGGATGCCAAGAAAGAGGACGGCTTCACGGCCTTGCACCTGGCCGCCCTCAACAACCACCGGGAGGTGATCCAGATTCTCATCCGAGAG ggccgCTGTGACGTGAACGTCCGCAACCGGCAGCTCCAGTCCGCACTGCACCTGGCGGTGCAGCAGGCCCACGCGGGCCTCGTGCCGCTGCTGGTGGACGCTGGCTGCAGCGTCAATGCCGAGGATGAGGAGGGGGACACGGCCTTGCACGTGGCACTGCAGCGTCACCAGCTGCTGCCCCTGGCGGCCGATGGGGCCGGGGGGGACCCGGGGCCCTTGCAGCTGCTGTCCAGG CTACAGGCCTCCGGCCTCCCGGGCAGCGGGGAGCTGACGGTGGGCGCGGCGGTCGCGTGCTTCCTGGCGCTGGAGGGCGCCGACGTGAGCTACGCCAACCACCGCGGCCGGAGCCCCCTGGACCTGGCCGCCGAGGGCCGCGTGCTCAAGGCCCTGCAGGGCTGCGCGCAGCGCTTCCG GGAGCGGcacgcgggcggcggcgggggcgcggcCCCGGGCCCCAGGCTGGCGCTCGGCACCCCCAACACCGTGACGAACCTGCACGTGGCCGCGCCGTCGGGGCCCGAGGCCGCCGAGTGCCTGGTGTGCTCGGAGCTGGCGCTGCTGGTGTTGTTCTCGCCGTGCCAGCATCGCACGGTGTGCGAGG AGTGTGCGCGCAGGATGAAGAAGTGCATCAGGTGCCAGGTGGTCATCGGCAAGAAGCTGCGCCCAG ACGGCACGGAGGTGGCCGGCGCGCCCCCTGCGCCCGGCCCGCCGCGGCAGCTGGTGGAGGAGCTCCAGAGCCGCTACCGGCAGATGGAAGAACGCATCACCTGCCCCATCTGCATCGACAGCCACATCCGCCTCGTGTTCCAGTGCGGCCACGGCGCGTGCGCGCCCTGCGGCGCCGCGCTCAGCGCCTGCCCCATTTGCCGCCAGCCCATCCGCGACCGCATCCAGATCTTCGTGTAG
- the MIB2 gene encoding E3 ubiquitin-protein ligase MIB2 isoform X4, with protein sequence MDPDPQAGVQVGMRVVRGVDWKWGQQDGGEGGVGTVVELGRHGSPSTPDRTVVVQWDHGTRTNYRAGYQGAHDLLLYDNAQIGVRHPNIVCDCCKKHGLRGMRWKCRVCFDYDLCTQCYMHGKHDLTHAFERYETAHSRPVTLSPRQGLPRIPLRGIFQGAKVVRGPDWEWGSQDGGEGKPGRVVDIRGWDVETGRSVASVTWADGTTNVYRVGHKGKVDLKCVGEAAGGFYYKEHLPRLGKPAELQRRVSADGQPFQHGDKVKCLLDTDILREMQEGHGGWNPRMAEHNAFWVGDVVRVIDDLDTVKRLQAGHGEWTDDMAPALGRVGKVVKVFRDGNLRVAVGGQLWTFSPSCLVAYRPEEDANLDVAERARENKSSLSVALDKLRAQKSDLEHPGRLVVEVALGSMAGALDLLRRHPEQVDAKNQGRTALQVAAYLGQVELVRLLLQARAGADLPDDEGNTALHYAALGNQPEAARALLSSGCGANALNGTRSAALHVAVRRGFLEVVRVLCERGCDVNLPDAHADTPLHCAISAGAGASGIVEVLTEVPGIDVTATNSQGFTLLHHAALKGHTLAVRKILARARQLVDAKKEDGFTALHLAALNNHREVIQILIREGRCDVNVRNRQLQSALHLAVQQAHAGLVPLLVDAGCSVNAEDEEGDTALHVALQRHQLLPLAADGAGGDPGPLQLLSRLQASGLPGSGELTVGAAVACFLALEGADVSYANHRGRSPLDLAAEGRVLKALQGCAQRFRERHAGGGGGAAPGPRLALGTPNTVTNLHVAAPSGPEAAECLVCSELALLVLFSPCQHRTVCEECARRMKKCIRCQVVIGKKLRPDGTEVAGAPPAPGPPRQLVEELQSRYRQMEERITCPICIDSHIRLVFQCGHGACAPCGAALSACPICRQPIRDRIQIFV encoded by the exons ATGGACCCAGACCCCCAGGCAGGCGTGCAGGTGGGCATGCGTGTGGTGCGCGGCGTGGACTGGAAGTGGGGCCAGCAGGACGGCGGCGAGGGCGGCGTGGGCACTGTGGTGGAGCTTGGCCGCCACGGAAGCCCCTCGACCCCTGACCGCACGGTAGTCGTGCAGTGGGACCACGGCACCCGCACCAACTACCGCGCAGGCTACCAGGGCGCGCACGACCTGCTGCTCTACGACAACGCCCAGATCG GCGTCCGCCACCCCAACATTGTCTGTGACTGCTGCAAGAAGCATGGCCTGCGGGGTATGCGCTGGAAGTGCCGCGTCTGCTTCGACTACGACCTGTGCACGCAGTGCTACATGCACGGCAAGCACGACCTCACCCACGCCTTCGAGCGCTACGAGACGGCCCACTCGCGCCC GGTCACGCTGAGTCCCCGCCAGGGCCTCCCCAGGATCCCGCTGAGGGGCATCTTCCAGGGGGCGAAGGTGGTACGGGGTCCTGACTGGGAGTGGGGCTCGCAGGACG GCGGGGAAGGGAAGCCAGGCCGAGTGGTGGACATCCGTGGCTGGGATGTGGAGACAGGCCGGAGCGTGGCCAGTGTGACGTGGGCAGATGGCACCACCAATGTGTACCGAGTGGGCCACAAGGGCAAGGTGGACCTCAAGTGTGTAGGCGAGGCGGCTGGTGGCTTCTACTACAAGGAGCACCTGCCAAGGCTCG GCAAGCCGGCAGAGCTGCAGCGCAGGGTGAGTGCTGATGGCCAGCCTTTCCAGCACGGGGACAAGGTTAAGTGTCTGCTGGACACAGACATCCTGAGGGAGATGCAGGAAGGCCACGGCGGGTGGAACCCCAGGATGGCGGAG CACAACGCCTTCTGGGTGGGTGACGTGGTGCGGGTCATTGATGACCTTGACACGGTGAAGCGGCTACAAGCTGGGCACGGCGAGTGGACAGATGACATGGCCCCT gCCCTGGGCCGCGTCGGGAAGGTGGTAAAAGTTTTCAGAGACGGTAACCTGCGTGTGGCAGTCGGCGGTCAGCTGTGGACCTTCAGCCCCTCCTGCCTGGTGGCCTACCGCCCTGAGGAAGATGCCAACCTGGACGTAGCAGAGCGTGCCAGGGAGAACAAAA gctccctgagtgTTGCCCTGGACAAGCTTCGAGCCCAGAAGAGCGACCTTGAGCATCCGGGGAGACTGGTGGTGGAGGTGGCCCTAGGCAGTATGGCCGGGGCTCTGGACCTGCTGAGGAGGCACCCGGAGCAG GTGGACGCCAAGAACCAGGGCAGGACCGCCCTGCAGGTGGCTGCCTACCTGGGCCAGGTGGAGCTGGTGCGGCTGCTGCTGCAGGCACGGGCGGGCGCAGACCTGCCCGACGATGAGGGCAACACGGCGCTGCACTACGCGGCCCTGGG GAACCAGCCGGAGGCTGCCCGGGCGCTCCTGAGCTCCGGGTGCGGGGCCAATGCCCTTAACGGCACCCGGAGCGCAGCGCTGCATGTGGCCGTGCGGAGGGGCTTTCTGGAGGTGGTGAGGGTCCTGTGTGAGCGCGGCTGTGACGTCAATCTGCCT GACGCCCATGCGGACACACCCCTGCACTGTGCCATCTCGGCGGGCGCCGGCGCCAGCGGCATCGTGGAGGTCCTCACTGAGGTGCCGGGCATCGACGTCACTGCCACCAACAGCCAGGGCTTCACCCTGCTGCACCACGCGGCCCTCAAGGGCCACACACT AGCTGTCAGGAAGATCCTAGCTCGGGCACGTCAGCTGGTGGATGCCAAGAAAGAGGACGGCTTCACGGCCTTGCACCTGGCCGCCCTCAACAACCACCGGGAGGTGATCCAGATTCTCATCCGAGAG ggccgCTGTGACGTGAACGTCCGCAACCGGCAGCTCCAGTCCGCACTGCACCTGGCGGTGCAGCAGGCCCACGCGGGCCTCGTGCCGCTGCTGGTGGACGCTGGCTGCAGCGTCAATGCCGAGGATGAGGAGGGGGACACGGCCTTGCACGTGGCACTGCAGCGTCACCAGCTGCTGCCCCTGGCGGCCGATGGGGCCGGGGGGGACCCGGGGCCCTTGCAGCTGCTGTCCAGG CTACAGGCCTCCGGCCTCCCGGGCAGCGGGGAGCTGACGGTGGGCGCGGCGGTCGCGTGCTTCCTGGCGCTGGAGGGCGCCGACGTGAGCTACGCCAACCACCGCGGCCGGAGCCCCCTGGACCTGGCCGCCGAGGGCCGCGTGCTCAAGGCCCTGCAGGGCTGCGCGCAGCGCTTCCG GGAGCGGcacgcgggcggcggcgggggcgcggcCCCGGGCCCCAGGCTGGCGCTCGGCACCCCCAACACCGTGACGAACCTGCACGTGGCCGCGCCGTCGGGGCCCGAGGCCGCCGAGTGCCTGGTGTGCTCGGAGCTGGCGCTGCTGGTGTTGTTCTCGCCGTGCCAGCATCGCACGGTGTGCGAGG AGTGTGCGCGCAGGATGAAGAAGTGCATCAGGTGCCAGGTGGTCATCGGCAAGAAGCTGCGCCCAG ACGGCACGGAGGTGGCCGGCGCGCCCCCTGCGCCCGGCCCGCCGCGGCAGCTGGTGGAGGAGCTCCAGAGCCGCTACCGGCAGATGGAAGAACGCATCACCTGCCCCATCTGCATCGACAGCCACATCCGCCTCGTGTTCCAGTGCGGCCACGGCGCGTGCGCGCCCTGCGGCGCCGCGCTCAGCGCCTGCCCCATTTGCCGCCAGCCCATCCGCGACCGCATCCAGATCTTCGTGTAG
- the MIB2 gene encoding E3 ubiquitin-protein ligase MIB2 isoform X2, whose protein sequence is MDPDPQAGVQVGMRVVRGVDWKWGQQDGGEGGVGTVVELGRHGSPSTPDRTVVVQWDHGTRTNYRAGYQGAHDLLLYDNAQIGVRHPNIVCDCCKKHGLRGMRWKCRVCFDYDLCTQCYMHGKHDLTHAFERYETAHSRPVTLSPRQGLPRIPLRGIFQGAKVVRGPDWEWGSQDGGEGKPGRVVDIRGWDVETGRSVASVTWADGTTNVYRVGHKGKVDLKCVGEAAGGFYYKEHLPRLGKPAELQRRVSADGQPFQHGDKVKCLLDTDILREMQEGHGGWNPRMAEFIGQTGTVHRITERGDVRVQFGHETRWTFHPGALTKHNAFWVGDVVRVIDDLDTVKRLQAGHGEWTDDMAPALGRVGKVVKVFRDGNLRVAVGGQLWTFSPSCLVAYRPEEDANLDVAERARENKSSLSVALDKLRAQKSDLEHPGRLVVEVALGSMAGALDLLRRHPEQVDAKNQGRTALQVAAYLGQVELVRLLLQARAGADLPDDEGNTALHYAALGNQPEAARALLSSGCGANALNGTRSAALHVAVRRGFLEVVRVLCERGCDVNLPDAHADTPLHCAISAGAGASGIVEVLTEVPGIDVTATNSQGFTLLHHAALKGHTLAVRKILARARQLVDAKKEDGFTALHLAALNNHREVIQILIREGRCDVNVRNRQLQSALHLAVQQAHAGLVPLLVDAGCSVNAEDEEGDTALHVALQRHQLLPLAADGAGGDPGPLQLLSRLQASGLPGSGELTVGAAVACFLALEGADVSYANHRGRSPLDLAAEGRVLKALQGCAQRFRERHAGGGGGAAPGPRLALGTPNTVTNLHVAAPSGPEAAECLVCSELALLVLFSPCQHRTVCEDGTEVAGAPPAPGPPRQLVEELQSRYRQMEERITCPICIDSHIRLVFQCGHGACAPCGAALSACPICRQPIRDRIQIFV, encoded by the exons ATGGACCCAGACCCCCAGGCAGGCGTGCAGGTGGGCATGCGTGTGGTGCGCGGCGTGGACTGGAAGTGGGGCCAGCAGGACGGCGGCGAGGGCGGCGTGGGCACTGTGGTGGAGCTTGGCCGCCACGGAAGCCCCTCGACCCCTGACCGCACGGTAGTCGTGCAGTGGGACCACGGCACCCGCACCAACTACCGCGCAGGCTACCAGGGCGCGCACGACCTGCTGCTCTACGACAACGCCCAGATCG GCGTCCGCCACCCCAACATTGTCTGTGACTGCTGCAAGAAGCATGGCCTGCGGGGTATGCGCTGGAAGTGCCGCGTCTGCTTCGACTACGACCTGTGCACGCAGTGCTACATGCACGGCAAGCACGACCTCACCCACGCCTTCGAGCGCTACGAGACGGCCCACTCGCGCCC GGTCACGCTGAGTCCCCGCCAGGGCCTCCCCAGGATCCCGCTGAGGGGCATCTTCCAGGGGGCGAAGGTGGTACGGGGTCCTGACTGGGAGTGGGGCTCGCAGGACG GCGGGGAAGGGAAGCCAGGCCGAGTGGTGGACATCCGTGGCTGGGATGTGGAGACAGGCCGGAGCGTGGCCAGTGTGACGTGGGCAGATGGCACCACCAATGTGTACCGAGTGGGCCACAAGGGCAAGGTGGACCTCAAGTGTGTAGGCGAGGCGGCTGGTGGCTTCTACTACAAGGAGCACCTGCCAAGGCTCG GCAAGCCGGCAGAGCTGCAGCGCAGGGTGAGTGCTGATGGCCAGCCTTTCCAGCACGGGGACAAGGTTAAGTGTCTGCTGGACACAGACATCCTGAGGGAGATGCAGGAAGGCCACGGCGGGTGGAACCCCAGGATGGCGGAG TTTATCGGACAGACGGGCACCGTGCACCGCATCACGGAGCGTGGGGATGTGCGCGTGCAGTTCGGCCATGAGACCCGCTGGACCTTCCACCCTGGGGCTCTCACCAAG CACAACGCCTTCTGGGTGGGTGACGTGGTGCGGGTCATTGATGACCTTGACACGGTGAAGCGGCTACAAGCTGGGCACGGCGAGTGGACAGATGACATGGCCCCT gCCCTGGGCCGCGTCGGGAAGGTGGTAAAAGTTTTCAGAGACGGTAACCTGCGTGTGGCAGTCGGCGGTCAGCTGTGGACCTTCAGCCCCTCCTGCCTGGTGGCCTACCGCCCTGAGGAAGATGCCAACCTGGACGTAGCAGAGCGTGCCAGGGAGAACAAAA gctccctgagtgTTGCCCTGGACAAGCTTCGAGCCCAGAAGAGCGACCTTGAGCATCCGGGGAGACTGGTGGTGGAGGTGGCCCTAGGCAGTATGGCCGGGGCTCTGGACCTGCTGAGGAGGCACCCGGAGCAG GTGGACGCCAAGAACCAGGGCAGGACCGCCCTGCAGGTGGCTGCCTACCTGGGCCAGGTGGAGCTGGTGCGGCTGCTGCTGCAGGCACGGGCGGGCGCAGACCTGCCCGACGATGAGGGCAACACGGCGCTGCACTACGCGGCCCTGGG GAACCAGCCGGAGGCTGCCCGGGCGCTCCTGAGCTCCGGGTGCGGGGCCAATGCCCTTAACGGCACCCGGAGCGCAGCGCTGCATGTGGCCGTGCGGAGGGGCTTTCTGGAGGTGGTGAGGGTCCTGTGTGAGCGCGGCTGTGACGTCAATCTGCCT GACGCCCATGCGGACACACCCCTGCACTGTGCCATCTCGGCGGGCGCCGGCGCCAGCGGCATCGTGGAGGTCCTCACTGAGGTGCCGGGCATCGACGTCACTGCCACCAACAGCCAGGGCTTCACCCTGCTGCACCACGCGGCCCTCAAGGGCCACACACT AGCTGTCAGGAAGATCCTAGCTCGGGCACGTCAGCTGGTGGATGCCAAGAAAGAGGACGGCTTCACGGCCTTGCACCTGGCCGCCCTCAACAACCACCGGGAGGTGATCCAGATTCTCATCCGAGAG ggccgCTGTGACGTGAACGTCCGCAACCGGCAGCTCCAGTCCGCACTGCACCTGGCGGTGCAGCAGGCCCACGCGGGCCTCGTGCCGCTGCTGGTGGACGCTGGCTGCAGCGTCAATGCCGAGGATGAGGAGGGGGACACGGCCTTGCACGTGGCACTGCAGCGTCACCAGCTGCTGCCCCTGGCGGCCGATGGGGCCGGGGGGGACCCGGGGCCCTTGCAGCTGCTGTCCAGG CTACAGGCCTCCGGCCTCCCGGGCAGCGGGGAGCTGACGGTGGGCGCGGCGGTCGCGTGCTTCCTGGCGCTGGAGGGCGCCGACGTGAGCTACGCCAACCACCGCGGCCGGAGCCCCCTGGACCTGGCCGCCGAGGGCCGCGTGCTCAAGGCCCTGCAGGGCTGCGCGCAGCGCTTCCG GGAGCGGcacgcgggcggcggcgggggcgcggcCCCGGGCCCCAGGCTGGCGCTCGGCACCCCCAACACCGTGACGAACCTGCACGTGGCCGCGCCGTCGGGGCCCGAGGCCGCCGAGTGCCTGGTGTGCTCGGAGCTGGCGCTGCTGGTGTTGTTCTCGCCGTGCCAGCATCGCACGGTGTGCGAGG ACGGCACGGAGGTGGCCGGCGCGCCCCCTGCGCCCGGCCCGCCGCGGCAGCTGGTGGAGGAGCTCCAGAGCCGCTACCGGCAGATGGAAGAACGCATCACCTGCCCCATCTGCATCGACAGCCACATCCGCCTCGTGTTCCAGTGCGGCCACGGCGCGTGCGCGCCCTGCGGCGCCGCGCTCAGCGCCTGCCCCATTTGCCGCCAGCCCATCCGCGACCGCATCCAGATCTTCGTGTAG